The following coding sequences are from one Musa acuminata AAA Group cultivar baxijiao chromosome BXJ2-4, Cavendish_Baxijiao_AAA, whole genome shotgun sequence window:
- the LOC135610907 gene encoding transcription termination factor MTERF2, chloroplastic-like, whose product MMLCHGHRHQPTVLVPSLLPPNPNTVLPVCGTLFSRKPLLFSSLRAALDSKHHLQPLGPDAETDPPSLSRRQNALILDRSHSHPIDGPPIDDEEREDELTRKKVVEEYSLATRRVPRFPGSVDFPRAGALDLPPPDLRRVFDGDDRSLKRALEVRRGVAAETLKDALRAGKMSINYSTNLVSRLTEFVDRVVIGAATLKAVPEFAHMSFNARAKSYIQRSCVVSLVKWLKHNHLTYPQIAKVICMCPGDLQLVRRITEWLKSIHVKGESIGVVLVKAGPLFEHSLDELEEIVNYLENNGVRKDWMGFVVSRCPQVLGLTMEELESRVKFYLDMGMNKKDFGTMVFDYPRALGFFSLEEMANKVQYLKEFGLSTEDVGRLLAFKPQLMGCSIEERWRPLVKYLYYLGVQRDGMKRILIVKPMVFCIDLETTIAPKVRFLQDIGVRTEAIGGVLVKFPSFLTYSLYKKIRPVVVFLMTKAGVTQRDIGKVIALDPQLVGCSITKKLDISVKYFLSLGIHLQSLGEMIADFPMLLRYNIDILRPKYRYLRRVMVRPLQDLIEFPRFFSYSLDERIIPRHKILVANRVNFKLRYMLSGSDEEFNQRVQFAIEKRKRFESGYANLDASDDESTHVVPVASS is encoded by the exons ATGATGCTGTGCCATGGCCACCGTCACCAACCCACCGTCCTTGTCCCCTCGCTTCTCCCCCCAAACCCTAACACTGTCCTCCCGGTTTGCGGTACTCTCTTCTCCCGCAAGCCCCTTCTCTTTTCCTCCCTCCGCGCCGCCCTCGACTCCAAGCACCACCTCCAACCCCTGGGACCGGACGCCGAAACGGACCCCCCAAGCCTCTCCCGCCGGCAGAACGCCCTCATCCTTGACCGTTCCCATTCTCACCCCATCGACGGACCTCCCATCGACGACGAGGAGCGGGAAGATGAGCTCACGAGGAAGAAGGTCGTCGAGGAGTACTCCCTCGCCACCCGGAGGGTCCCTAGGTTTCCAGGCTCCGTTGACTTCCCCCGGGCAGGGGCCCTCGACCTGCCGCCGCCTGATCTCCGGCGCGTGTTCGATGGGGATGATCGGTCCCTCAAACGCGCCCTTGAGGTTCGGCGAGGGGTTGCCGCCGAGACGCTGAAGGATGCCCTGCGAGCCGGGAAGATGAGCATCAACTACTCCACGAATCTTGTCTCTCGATTGACGGAATTTGTGGACCGGGTCGTGATCGGAGCCGCGACGTTGAAGGCGGTTCCGGAGTTTGCGCACATGTCTTTCAATGCTCGGGCGAAGAGCTACATCCAGCGCTCTTGTGTCGTTTCTCTGGTCAA GTGGCTGAAGCACAACCATCTGACATACCCCCAAATTGCAAAGGTAATCTGTATGTGTCCTGGTGATCTCCAGCTGGTGAGGCGGATAACCGAATGGTTGAAGTCGATTCATGTGAAGGGGGAGTCTATTGGGGTTGTTCTGGTGAAGGCAGGTCCCCTTTTTGAGCACAGTTTGGATGAACTGGAAGAGATTGTTAATTATCTAGAGAATAATGGGGTGAGGAAGGATTGGATGGGCTTTGTTGTTAGCCGTTGCCCCCAAGTTTTGGGTTTGACCATGGAGGAGTTGGAGTCGAGAGTTAAATTTTATTTGGATATGGGGATGAACAAGAAGGACTTTGGCACAATGGTCTTCGATTATCCAAGGGCCCTCGGATTTTTCAGTTTGGAAGAGATGGCTAATAAG GTTCAGTACCTTAAGGAGTTTGGACTAAGCACAGAAGATGTTGGACGATTATTAGCTTTCAAACCACAATTAATGGGTTGCAGCATCGAGGAAAGGTGGAGACCTCTGGTGAAATATTTATATTACCTTGGTGTTCAACGTGATGGGATGAAGAGAATACTAATTGTAAAACCTATGGTTTTCTGCATTGATCTGGAGACAACTATTGCTCCCAAG GTGCGATTCCTACAGGATATAGGAGTCAGAACTGAAGCCATTGGTGGCGTCCTTGTCAAGTTTCCTTCCTTCCTAACATATAGCCTGTACAAGAAGATACGGCCAGTG GTCGTATTCTTAATGACAAAAGCTGGAGTAACTCAAAGGGACATTGGAAAGGTTATTGCCTTGGACCCACAACTAGTTGGCTGCAGTATCACAAAGAAGCTAGATATCAGTGTTAAGTACTTCCTGTCATTGGGAATACATCTCCAATCATTGGGAGAGATGATTGCCGACTTTCCTATGTTGCTTCGATACAATATTGATATTCTTCGGCCAAAGTACAGGTACCTTAGACGAGTTATGGTCCGGCCACTGCAGGATCTTATTGAATTTCCCAG GTTTTTTAGTTATTCATTGGACGAGAGAATAATTCCACGGCACAAGATTTTGGTTGCAAACAGAGTAAACTTCAAGCTGCGGTACATGTTGTCGGGCTCCGATGAGGAGTTTAATCAGAGAGTGCAGTTTGCTATCGAGAAAAGAAAAAGGTTTGAATCAGGCTATGCAAATTTAGATGCTTCTGATGATGAATCGACCCATGTGGTTCCAGTTGCTTCAAGCTGA
- the LOC103982939 gene encoding transcription factor bHLH18: METPWNNWFTQSGMDESNFLRQWEIASPNQDIPQAAPAPGRGLIPQSLSSESHTSPPFRPVSSPGFVAGSSMSQEIISWDFSPGTGKMDPGGSSLPSLLLPKPSPQSDSVPGRAVKMKEGIRVCAPGGSKQRHGTLLQRATLSQAQEHIIAERNRREKLNQKFIALSAIIPGLKKADKASILGDAVRYLKELQGRVKALEDQNMERTVESVVLVTKAHLSADDDGGSSSDENFDGQPWQKPFPEIEAKVSGKMVLVRIHCENRKGVLVKILSEIEHLNLTITNTNVMPFLGSSINITVTAQIEEKFSMTAKDLVRKLKSALTES, from the exons atggaAACACCATGGAATAATTGGTTCACACAAAGT GGAATGGATGAGTCCAACTTTCTTCGCCAGTGGGAGATAGCATCACCCAATCAAGACATCCCACAAGCTGCACCTGCACCTGGGAGAGGCTTAATTCCACAGTCCCTCTCTTCCGAGAGCCACACCTCTCCGCCTTTCCGTCCTGTGAGCAGCCCAGGGTTTGTTGCAGGGTCAAGTATGAGTCAGGAGATCATCAGCTGGGATTTCTCACCCGGTACAGGAAAAATGGATCCCGGTGGCTCATCCCTACCATCTCTCCTGTTGCCCAAACCAAGTCCACAGAGTGATAGTGTCCCTGGAAGAGCTGTGAAGATGAAGGAAGGGATTAGGGTTTGTGCTCCTGGTGGTTCCAAACAGCGACATGGAACGCTTCTTCAGCGAGCAACACTGTCTCAAGCTCAGGAGCACATCATCGCGGAGCGGAATCGAAGGGAGAAGCTCAACCAGAAGTTTATAGCACTTTCGGCCATCATCCCTGGCCTCAAGAAG GCAGACAAAGCTTCAATTCTTGGCGACGCAGTGCGATACCTCAAAGAGCTTCAAGGAAGGGTGAAGGCCCTGGAAGACCAGAACATGGAAAGGACTGTCGAGTCCGTCGTCCTCGTCACGAAGGCTCATCTCTCTGCTGATGACGATGGTGGCTCGTCCTCTGATGAGAACTTCGATGGGCAACCATGGCAGAAGCCTTTCCCTGAGATCGAAGCAAAGGTTTCCGGGAAGATGGTGCTCGTGAGAATCCACTGTGAGAACCGCAAAGGAGTTCTTGTGAAGATCTTGTCCGAGATCGAGCACCTCAACCTCACCATAACCAACACCAATGTCATGCCATTTCTAGGCTCCTCCATCAACATTACAGTGACAGCACAG ATAGAAGAGAAATTTTCCATGACAGCGAAGGATCTTGTGAGGAAGCTAAAATCTGCTTTGACCGAGAGTTGA
- the LOC135610908 gene encoding xylulose kinase 2-like: protein MAGLLPSDALFLGFDSSTQSLKATVLDGNLVIVDSESVHFDTELPHYRTKDGVYRDPSGNGRIVSPTLMWVEALDVLLEKLKSKVDYGKVVAISGSGQQHGSVYWNKHGKAILTSLDPKKPLRSQLEDAFSVRESPIWMDSSTTSQCRELEKAVGGALELSKLTGSRAYERYTGPQIRKIYQTQPDVYNDTERISLVSSFIASILIGNYASIDETDGAGMNLMDIKQRVWSKTILEATAPGLEEKLGHLAPAHAVAGLISSYFVERFHFQKSCLVIQWSGDNPNSLAGLTLNTPGDLAISLGTSDTVFGITSEPQPSLEGHVFPNPVDPTCYMVMLVYKNGSLTREDVRNRCAESTWDTFNKYLERTPSLNGGKLGFYYKEHEILPPLPVGFHRYALENVDSLNETKVVEVQEFDPPSEVRAIIEGQFLSMRGHAERFGMPTPPNRIIATGGASKNESILKSIASIFGCPVYTVQRPDSASLGAALRAAHGWLCNKEGRFVPISCLYGDKLDKTSLSAKLAFPAGDADLLSKYTVLVNKRMQIEKNLVEKLGRS from the exons ATGGCTGGTTTGCTCCCAAGCGACGCCCTTTTCCTCGGATTCGACAGCTCAACCCA GTCACTTAAGGCTACCGTGTTGGATGGCAACCTTGTTATTGTCGATTCGGAGAGTGTgcattttgatactgaactgccacACTATAGGACCAAAGATGGGGTATACAGGGACCCTTCTGGAAATGGTAGGATTGTTTCTCCTACCTTGATGTGGGTGGAGGCTCTGGATGTCTTACTTGAGAAACTGAAATCAAAAGTGGACTATGGTAAAGTAGTGGCTATATCAGGGAGTGGACAACAGCATGGAAGTGTGTACTGGAACAAGCATGGTAAAGCCATATTAACTTCTTTGGATCCTAAGAAGccattgcggagtcaactggaagATGCTTTTTCGGTGAGGGAGTCACCCATATGGATGGATAGTAGTACCACATCACAGTGCAGAGAACTAGAGAAAGCTGTTGGTGGTGCTTTAGAGTTATCAAAACTTACAGGATCTCGTGCTTATGAGAGATATACTGGGCCTCAGATACGCAAGATATATCAAACACAACCAGATGTTTATAATGACACAGAGAGAATCTCTCTTGTTAGTTCTTTTATTGCTTCCATTCTAATTGGAAACTATGCTAGTATTGATGAAACTGATGGAGCAGGGATGAATTTGATGGATATCAAACAGCGTGTCTGGTCAAAGACTATTTTGGAG GCTACAGCACCAGGTTTGGAAGAAAAGCTTGGACACTTGGCACCTGCTCATGCGGTTGCTGGTTTGATATCTTCATACTTTGTTGAGAG GTTCCACTTTCAAAAAAGTTGTTTAGTTATTCAGTGGTCCGGAGACAATCCAAATAGTCTTGCAG GTTTGACTCTCAATACTCCTGGAGATCTAGCTATTAGTCTTGGAACTAGTGATACA GTCTTTGGAATAACTAGTGAGCCTCAGCCCAGTTTAGAAGGACATGTGTTTCCAAACCCTGTTGATCCAACTTGCTATATGGTTATGCTGGTTTATAAAAATGGTTCACTTACCCGAGAAG ATGTGCGTAATCGGTGTGCAGAAAGCACTTGGGACACTTTCAACAAGTATTTGGAGAGAACACCTTCTTTAAATG GTGGAAAATTAGGATTCTACTACAAAGAGCATGAGATTTTGCCTCCCCTCCCAG TTGGATTTCATCGTTATGCGCTCGAAAATGTTGACTCATTAAATGAGACAAAAGTCGTTGAGGTCCAAGAGTTTGATCCTCCATCAGAG GTGCGTGCAATTATAGAAGGCCAGTTTCTTTCAATGCGAGGTCATGCCGAGAGGTTTGGTATGCCAACTCCTCCAAACAGGATAATAGCAACTGGTGGAGCATCAAAAAATGAGAGTATTCTTAAGTCAATAGCTAGCATTTTTGGTTGCCCAGTCTATACAGTACAACGACCTG ATTCTGCTTCCTTGGGAGCAGCTCTAAGGGCTGCTCATGGATGGTTGTGCAACAAGGAAGGTCGATTTGTGCCGATCTCATGTTTGTATGGGGACAAGCTTGACAAAACATCTCTGAGTGCAAAGCTTGCGTTCCCTGCTGGCGATGCTGACCTTCTCTCCAAGTACACCGTGCTGGTCAATAAAAGAATGCAGATTGAGAAAAATCTTGTGGAGAAGTTGGGGCGAAGTTAG
- the LOC135610909 gene encoding uncharacterized protein LOC135610909 isoform X1, translated as MMRQASSRNQRNKRIRVRYVLQICLLAAVCFWLLYQLKHSYDRKKSLDEHDSTILNNVVDGQLEILDLGRKDLPHEKMMVSGDKGHMKEEENEEVEEEEDGVAQHEIDDEEAEGVGDDDINEQDNEQGDEQDDQERADEEAEDAEEFFNEENRDDQVEVSELMDDQEPKEGSSQKSHEERNKRDDASGSAHQENQVTGTEDRIHSVDEEQLMNNEKDVETENTTGRKDNDSKDYNSTSVSVVFTMGNGTIQNDSLIINGTVLEKIEQELSPADNQTKLQANSTIAISSDNQVKMLQTDSPIRITSNGTKGKTNSVLIENVTLSGSSVHGKNTTIMLGSSEEDNSNLRRMVEEQLKKSNTSILQNSSEVLSAMSISVNKNRDTVEEDSAGISQRMVIEEARDARTGPSTLSASKMM; from the coding sequence ATGATGAGGCAGGCATCTAGTAGGAATCAAAGGAACAAACGGATAAGAGTGAGATATGTTCTTCAGATTTGTCTCTTGGCTGCTGTGTGCTTCTGGTTGCTTTATCAGCTGAAGCACTCATATGACAGGAAGAAGTCATTGGATGAGCATGACTCGACGATATTGAACAATGTGGTCGATGGCCAGCTGGAAATTTTAGACCTTGGTAGGAAGGACCTCCCACATGAGAAGATGATGGTTTCTGGGGATAAAGGCCATatgaaggaagaagaaaatgaagaggtcgaggaggaagaagatggagtAGCTCAGCATGAGATAGACGATGAGGAAGCTGAAGGGGTTGGAGATGATGACATCAATGAGCAAGATAACGAGCAAGGCGACGAGCAGGATGATCAAGAGAGAGCAGATGAGGAAGCTGAAGATGCAGAAGAGTTTTTTAATGaggaaaacagggatgatcaagttGAGGTATCTGAGCTGATGGATGACCAAGAACCCAAGGAGGGTTCTTCCCAGAAGTCACACgaagaaagaaataaaagagaTGATGCTTCCGGTTCTGCGCATCAAGAAAACCAGGTGACGGGAACAGAAGATAGAATTCACAGTGTGGATGAGGAGCAACTGATGAACAATGAGAAGGATGTGGAGACTGAAAATACTACTGGCAGAAAGGATAATGATTCCAAGGATTACAACAGTACTAGTGTTTCTGTTGTATTCACCATGGGCAATGGTACCATTCAGAACGATAGTCTAATCATAAATGGGACTGTTTTGGAAAAAATTGAGCAAGAGCTTTCTCCTGCTGacaatcaaacaaagctgcaggccAACTCTACGATAGCAATTTCATCTGATAATCAAGTGAAAATGTTGCAGACTGATTCACCAATACGTATCACTAGCAATGGAACCAAAGGAAAAACTAACTCTGTGCTTATTGAGAATGTAACTCTTAGTGGGAGCTCAGTTCATGGTAAAAATACCACGATTATGTTGGGAAGTTCAGAAGAAGATAACTCCAACTTGAGAAGAATGGTGGAGGAACAACTCAAGAAGTCCAACACATCCATTTTACAAAATAGCTCTGAAGTACTCTCCGCCATGTCTATCTCTGTGAATAAAAATAGGGACACAGTTGAGGAAGATTCAGCTGGTATTTCACAAAGAATGGTCATAGAAGAAGCAAGAGATGCTCGTACTGGTCCATCGACCTTATCTGCATCCAAAATGATGTAA
- the LOC135610909 gene encoding uncharacterized protein LOC135610909 isoform X2, translating to MMVSGDKGHMKEEENEEVEEEEDGVAQHEIDDEEAEGVGDDDINEQDNEQGDEQDDQERADEEAEDAEEFFNEENRDDQVEVSELMDDQEPKEGSSQKSHEERNKRDDASGSAHQENQVTGTEDRIHSVDEEQLMNNEKDVETENTTGRKDNDSKDYNSTSVSVVFTMGNGTIQNDSLIINGTVLEKIEQELSPADNQTKLQANSTIAISSDNQVKMLQTDSPIRITSNGTKGKTNSVLIENVTLSGSSVHGKNTTIMLGSSEEDNSNLRRMVEEQLKKSNTSILQNSSEVLSAMSISVNKNRDTVEEDSAGISQRMVIEEARDARTGPSTLSASKMM from the coding sequence ATGATGGTTTCTGGGGATAAAGGCCATatgaaggaagaagaaaatgaagaggtcgaggaggaagaagatggagtAGCTCAGCATGAGATAGACGATGAGGAAGCTGAAGGGGTTGGAGATGATGACATCAATGAGCAAGATAACGAGCAAGGCGACGAGCAGGATGATCAAGAGAGAGCAGATGAGGAAGCTGAAGATGCAGAAGAGTTTTTTAATGaggaaaacagggatgatcaagttGAGGTATCTGAGCTGATGGATGACCAAGAACCCAAGGAGGGTTCTTCCCAGAAGTCACACgaagaaagaaataaaagagaTGATGCTTCCGGTTCTGCGCATCAAGAAAACCAGGTGACGGGAACAGAAGATAGAATTCACAGTGTGGATGAGGAGCAACTGATGAACAATGAGAAGGATGTGGAGACTGAAAATACTACTGGCAGAAAGGATAATGATTCCAAGGATTACAACAGTACTAGTGTTTCTGTTGTATTCACCATGGGCAATGGTACCATTCAGAACGATAGTCTAATCATAAATGGGACTGTTTTGGAAAAAATTGAGCAAGAGCTTTCTCCTGCTGacaatcaaacaaagctgcaggccAACTCTACGATAGCAATTTCATCTGATAATCAAGTGAAAATGTTGCAGACTGATTCACCAATACGTATCACTAGCAATGGAACCAAAGGAAAAACTAACTCTGTGCTTATTGAGAATGTAACTCTTAGTGGGAGCTCAGTTCATGGTAAAAATACCACGATTATGTTGGGAAGTTCAGAAGAAGATAACTCCAACTTGAGAAGAATGGTGGAGGAACAACTCAAGAAGTCCAACACATCCATTTTACAAAATAGCTCTGAAGTACTCTCCGCCATGTCTATCTCTGTGAATAAAAATAGGGACACAGTTGAGGAAGATTCAGCTGGTATTTCACAAAGAATGGTCATAGAAGAAGCAAGAGATGCTCGTACTGGTCCATCGACCTTATCTGCATCCAAAATGATGTAA
- the LOC135609211 gene encoding pathogenesis-related protein 1-like, whose translation MRSSNPALAMLCTVALAMACTSTLAQNSPQDFVSPHNAARAAVGVGTVSWDSTVAAYAQNYANQRKADCQLVHSRGPYGENIFAGSGGDYTAADAVNAWVSEKQDYDYNSNKCAPNKVCGHYTQVVWRSSTAIGCGRVRCNNGGIFITCNYKPPGNYAGQRPY comes from the coding sequence ATGAGGTCCTCAAACCCAGCTTTGGCTATGCTCTGCACCGTGGCTCTTGCCATGGCCTGCACCAGTACCCTAGCCCAGAACTCGCCCCAGGACTTCGTGAGCCCCCACAACGCCGCCCGCGCCGCCGTCGGCGTCGGCACCGTGTCGTGGGACAGCACCGTCGCGGCGTACGCCCAGAACTACGCCAACCAGCGGAAGGCCGACTGCCAGCTCGTGCACTCCAGAGGGCCGTACGGTGAGAACATCTTCGCGGGCTCCGGCGGCGACTACACGGCGGCAGACGCCGTCAACGCCTGGGTCTCCGAGAAGCAGGACTACGACTACAACAGCAACAAGTGCGCACCTAACAAGGTGTGCGGCCACTACACGCAGGTTGTGTGGCGTTCGTCCACGGCCATCGGGTGCGGCCGTGTGCGCTGCAACAACGGCGGCATCTTCATCACCTGCAACTACAAACCTCCGGGCAACTATGCGGGGCAGCGCCCTTACTAA
- the LOC103982935 gene encoding pathogenesis-related protein 1 translates to MRSSNSALAMLFAVALAMACTGILAQNSPQDFVSPHNAARAAVGVGPVSWDNTVAAYAQNYANQRAADCQLVHSGGPYGENIFWGSGRDYTAADAVNAWVSEKQYYDYNSNTCAPNKVCGHYTQVVWRSSTAIGCGRVRCNSGAIFIICNYKPPGNYVGQRPY, encoded by the coding sequence ATGAGGTCCTCAAACTCAGCTTTGGCTATGCTCTTCGCCGTGGCTCTTGCCATGGCATGCACCGGTATCCTAGCCCAGAACTCGCCCCAGGACTTCGTGAGCCCCCACAACGCCGCCCGCGCCGCCGTCGGCGTCGGCCCCGTGTCGTGGGACAACACCGTCGCGGCGTACGCCCAGAACTACGCCAACCAGCGGGCGGCCGACTGCCAGCTCGTGCACTCCGGTGGGCCGTACGGCGAGAACATCTTCTGGGGCTCCGGCCGCGACTACACGGCGGCAGACGCCGTCAACGCCTGGGTCTCCGAGAAGCAGTACTACGACTACAACAGCAACACGTGCGCCCCTAACAAGGTGTGCGGCCACTACACGCAGGTTGTGTGGCGTTCGTCCACGGCCATCGGCTGCGGCCGTGTGCGCTGCAACAGCGGCGCCATCTTCATCATCTGCAACTACAAACCTCCGGGCAACTATGTGGGGCAGCGCCCTTACTAA